In Listeria cossartiae subsp. cossartiae, one genomic interval encodes:
- the mobB gene encoding molybdopterin-guanine dinucleotide biosynthesis protein B codes for MATILQIIGFKNSGKTTLLNALIRASRKENYSVSAIKHDAHDFSVDHAGTDSYSFQESGAEAVVIANSRQYAVMEQAGIDLKTAIQKLPNSDIILVEGYKEGPFPKIILIREKAEIELLKNSKAVHKIATHNPALKEEAIFIGEEKALNAFAEKLIKEFLQ; via the coding sequence ATGGCTACTATCCTCCAAATAATCGGTTTTAAAAATAGCGGAAAAACAACTTTGCTTAATGCTTTAATTCGAGCGAGTCGCAAAGAAAACTACTCGGTTTCGGCGATAAAACATGATGCGCATGACTTTTCCGTTGATCATGCTGGAACGGATTCCTACTCTTTTCAAGAAAGTGGTGCAGAGGCGGTTGTGATTGCGAATTCCAGACAATATGCAGTGATGGAACAAGCGGGTATCGATTTAAAAACAGCCATCCAAAAGCTCCCGAATTCAGATATTATTTTAGTGGAAGGCTACAAAGAAGGTCCGTTTCCCAAAATCATTTTAATTCGCGAAAAAGCCGAAATCGAGCTTTTAAAAAATAGCAAAGCCGTCCATAAAATCGCCACTCATAACCCAGCTTTAAAAGAAGAAGCGATTTTTATTGGCGAGGAAAAAGCTTTAAATGCATTTGCCGAAAAGCTAATCAAGGAGTTTTTACAATGA
- a CDS encoding molybdenum cofactor biosynthesis protein MoaE, producing MKYVALQHEKIEIGPLSDKLINKNHGGINLFVGTIREWTGEIQTEEIRYTSYEEMALKELNKLAREVEAKWGADVVIVHRLGLLQITDIAVFIGVSTPHRAACYEGSRYIIERLKERVPIWKEEKDVDKTRWGGIDANNG from the coding sequence ATGAAATATGTCGCATTACAACATGAAAAAATCGAAATCGGACCACTTTCTGATAAACTAATCAATAAAAATCACGGCGGAATCAATCTGTTTGTCGGTACGATTCGCGAATGGACAGGCGAGATTCAAACAGAAGAAATTCGGTACACTTCCTACGAAGAAATGGCGCTGAAAGAATTAAACAAGTTAGCGAGAGAAGTAGAAGCGAAGTGGGGGGCAGATGTCGTCATCGTCCACCGACTAGGGCTTCTGCAAATAACCGATATCGCAGTGTTTATCGGTGTCTCAACACCACATCGGGCTGCTTGCTATGAAGGTTCGCGATATATCATTGAACGCTTGAAAGAACGGGTACCTATTTGGAAAGAAGAAAAAGATGTCGATAAAACAAGGTGGGGTGGCATAGATGCTAACAACGGTTAA
- the moaD gene encoding molybdopterin converting factor subunit 1, translated as MLTTVKFFAFLAEKTHQTEVKLNLQQCQTVGEVREVISSEFPEIAVDLATCMLAVNMEFQHDEDLLPEEITEIAVIPPVSGG; from the coding sequence ATGCTAACAACGGTTAAATTTTTCGCTTTTTTAGCCGAGAAAACACATCAAACAGAAGTAAAATTGAACTTGCAACAATGCCAAACAGTTGGTGAAGTTCGCGAAGTTATTAGTAGTGAATTTCCCGAAATCGCTGTGGATTTGGCGACATGTATGTTAGCGGTCAATATGGAGTTTCAGCATGACGAAGACCTTTTACCAGAAGAAATAACCGAAATCGCAGTCATTCCGCCAGTAAGCGGTGGATAA
- the moaC gene encoding cyclic pyranopterin monophosphate synthase MoaC, which translates to MEKDDLTHFNDEKRAKMVDVTSKSETKRRAIARATIHMNEETLARIHAGKIAKGDVLAVAQVAGIMAAKKTSELIPMCHPIMTTKADISFEDDGKTALTITSEVVTVGKTGVEMEALTAVTIAALTIYDMCKAMDKGMRIEKTYLVEKTGGKSGTFKAEA; encoded by the coding sequence ATGGAAAAAGATGATTTAACCCATTTTAATGATGAAAAACGTGCGAAAATGGTCGATGTCACAAGTAAATCAGAAACGAAGCGCCGCGCCATCGCTAGAGCTACTATACATATGAATGAAGAAACATTAGCGCGCATCCATGCTGGTAAAATTGCTAAAGGCGATGTTCTAGCTGTTGCGCAAGTAGCTGGCATCATGGCGGCGAAAAAAACAAGTGAACTCATCCCAATGTGCCATCCAATCATGACAACCAAAGCAGATATTTCTTTTGAAGACGACGGAAAAACGGCTCTAACTATCACATCTGAAGTCGTAACTGTTGGCAAAACAGGCGTGGAAATGGAAGCTCTCACCGCGGTCACGATTGCAGCATTAACCATTTATGATATGTGCAAAGCGATGGATAAAGGCATGCGAATAGAAAAAACGTATTTAGTCGAAAAAACTGGCGGGAAAAGCGGGACATTTAAAGCAGAAGCGTAA
- the moaA gene encoding GTP 3',8-cyclase MoaA, translated as MQLLKDKFGRVHDYIRISVTDRCNLRCVYCMPEEGLTFLPHEKVLSKDEIVSFMELMVKFGIKKVRITGGEPLLRTDIVEIVRGLGAIPEIEDISITTNAMYLAKKAEALKEAGLTRVNISLDSLHADRFQAITRGGRLQKVLDGIQKAEEVGLFPIKLNVVLIKGQNDDEIIDFLRFTKDKDINIRFIEYMPIGHAGTSWKEKYLPLDKIFEACDEASYEYEPVDSIRGNGPSENFRIKGAKGTFGVIHPVSAHFCDSCNRLRLTADGYIKACLYWDEEMNIRPFIHEPVKLMQLVQKAIDNKPENHEMALKLQDEVQSNKPTWRRMSQIGG; from the coding sequence ATGCAATTATTAAAGGATAAATTTGGGCGGGTACACGATTATATTCGGATTTCAGTAACAGATCGGTGTAATTTAAGGTGTGTGTATTGTATGCCCGAAGAAGGCCTGACATTTTTGCCCCATGAAAAAGTACTATCCAAAGATGAAATTGTCAGCTTTATGGAATTAATGGTAAAATTCGGCATCAAAAAAGTGCGTATCACTGGCGGAGAACCATTACTTAGAACTGATATCGTGGAAATTGTTCGCGGACTTGGAGCGATTCCTGAAATAGAAGATATTTCGATTACAACGAATGCGATGTATTTGGCGAAAAAAGCAGAGGCATTAAAAGAAGCTGGTCTAACACGTGTGAACATCAGCTTGGATTCCCTGCATGCAGACCGTTTCCAAGCCATTACTCGAGGTGGTCGCTTGCAAAAAGTGCTCGATGGCATTCAAAAAGCAGAAGAAGTAGGACTATTTCCAATCAAATTAAATGTTGTCTTGATTAAAGGGCAAAACGATGACGAAATAATCGATTTCCTCCGATTTACAAAAGATAAAGATATTAATATTCGTTTTATTGAATACATGCCGATTGGTCATGCTGGCACGAGTTGGAAAGAGAAATATTTGCCACTTGATAAGATTTTTGAGGCTTGCGATGAAGCTTCCTATGAATATGAGCCGGTCGATTCGATTCGAGGGAATGGACCTTCCGAAAATTTCCGCATCAAAGGAGCGAAAGGGACATTTGGTGTTATTCATCCAGTTAGCGCTCATTTTTGCGATAGTTGCAATCGACTTAGACTTACCGCAGATGGTTATATTAAAGCGTGTTTATACTGGGATGAAGAAATGAATATTCGCCCATTTATCCATGAACCTGTGAAACTGATGCAACTTGTGCAAAAGGCCATCGATAATAAACCAGAAAATCATGAAATGGCATTAAAATTACAAGATGAAGTGCAATCTAACAAACCAACGTGGCGGCGTATGAGCCAAATTGGAGGATAA
- a CDS encoding MogA/MoaB family molybdenum cofactor biosynthesis protein, with product MEQKTFIKVTCSILTISDTRNLETDTSGQLIQSALETAGHEVISRVVVPDDVTLIKQKINELAANGSFCLITNGGTGIARRDVTYEALFATIQQEIPGFGEIFRMLSYEEVGSRAMLSRAFAGFSASGLLLFALPGSSNACRLAVQKLIIPELPHLIAERQK from the coding sequence ATGGAACAAAAGACATTTATTAAGGTGACTTGTAGTATTTTAACGATTAGTGATACGAGGAATTTGGAAACAGATACTAGTGGTCAGCTGATTCAATCTGCCTTAGAAACCGCTGGACACGAGGTGATTTCGCGAGTCGTCGTTCCTGATGATGTTACACTCATTAAACAAAAAATAAACGAGTTAGCAGCTAATGGGTCCTTCTGCCTTATCACAAACGGTGGTACTGGCATTGCTAGGCGCGATGTTACGTATGAAGCATTGTTCGCAACGATTCAGCAAGAAATTCCTGGTTTTGGCGAGATTTTCCGGATGCTTAGTTACGAAGAAGTTGGTAGTCGCGCCATGTTATCTCGTGCCTTCGCCGGTTTTTCAGCAAGTGGCTTACTGCTTTTCGCGTTACCTGGATCAAGTAATGCTTGCCGGCTCGCGGTTCAAAAATTGATTATCCCTGAATTGCCACATTTAATTGCGGAACGACAAAAATAA
- a CDS encoding ThiF family adenylyltransferase, giving the protein MERYDRQMRVKNMGKTGQEKLLTKTILIVGVGAIGSYAAEICARMGFGKLILIDRDYVELSNLQRQSLFTEQDALDKQAKAYAAFKALRLINSEIEIEYIVDDANVTSLTPYVGSIDYILDCTDNFMTRDFLNQFCFTHQIPWIFTSCAGNYANLMPIIPPDSACLHCLLGDIPQTNTASCDIVGVDGALIPIVAGMQVSLLTQMIISPDFHANTYYQLDNWQFTFRSLEVKKRPNCSGCTTGETRSEVPFSEQTVALCGRDTVQFRLPNKSNYREIKQLLTEQKITYKENPTLLSFHYEQFQFVIFKNGRVLLHGTENLTEAKKIYHLFFN; this is encoded by the coding sequence TTGGAACGTTATGATAGACAGATGCGCGTTAAAAATATGGGAAAAACTGGTCAAGAAAAATTACTCACGAAAACGATTTTGATTGTTGGTGTTGGGGCGATTGGTTCATATGCCGCAGAAATTTGTGCGCGAATGGGTTTTGGCAAGTTAATTTTAATTGATCGTGACTATGTGGAGCTAAGTAACTTGCAGCGCCAATCGCTTTTCACGGAACAAGATGCATTAGACAAACAAGCAAAAGCGTATGCGGCATTTAAAGCTTTACGATTGATTAATAGCGAGATTGAAATCGAATATATAGTTGATGATGCGAACGTGACAAGTTTAACGCCTTATGTCGGAAGCATCGATTATATACTCGATTGCACCGATAATTTTATGACGCGCGACTTTTTAAATCAGTTTTGTTTTACTCATCAAATTCCGTGGATTTTCACTTCTTGTGCTGGAAATTATGCGAATCTCATGCCAATTATCCCTCCCGATTCTGCTTGTTTGCACTGCTTACTTGGTGATATTCCGCAAACAAATACGGCGAGTTGCGATATTGTTGGTGTAGATGGCGCGCTGATTCCAATCGTCGCTGGCATGCAAGTTTCCTTACTTACGCAAATGATTATAAGCCCTGACTTCCATGCAAATACATACTATCAACTAGATAATTGGCAATTTACTTTTCGGTCGCTCGAAGTCAAAAAACGTCCCAATTGCTCTGGTTGCACAACTGGCGAAACACGTTCAGAAGTTCCTTTTTCCGAGCAAACGGTTGCCCTTTGTGGACGGGATACAGTACAATTTCGCTTACCTAATAAAAGCAATTACCGCGAAATCAAACAACTGCTGACAGAACAAAAAATTACGTATAAAGAAAATCCCACTTTACTCAGTTTCCATTACGAACAGTTCCAATTTGTTATTTTTAAAAATGGGCGTGTGTTGCTCCATGGAACGGAAAATTTAACAGAAGCCAAGAAAATATATCATTTATTTTTCAATTAA
- a CDS encoding flavin reductase family protein, with amino-acid sequence MKQRVETEKFYPAYPVFVLTYLNEVGEPQMSTGSSSYTLGDSIVIGVSAESNASKHLHAGQKLAVNFPNTEQLGLIEQGGFSSGKHNDKIKVHQIELTKSDSGGVAYIDACPIVLECTVTQTVSDTDYHTIFAKIDSRLFEKNLVDSDGHFIHEELDLVLFSGDANERKFRQLDPKIETVGGHS; translated from the coding sequence ATGAAACAGCGCGTAGAAACAGAAAAATTTTATCCAGCCTATCCAGTCTTTGTATTAACGTATTTGAATGAGGTTGGAGAACCGCAAATGTCAACGGGATCATCATCGTACACATTAGGAGATAGTATCGTTATCGGCGTGTCAGCAGAAAGTAATGCTAGCAAACACTTGCATGCTGGCCAAAAACTTGCAGTGAATTTTCCAAACACAGAGCAGTTAGGATTAATTGAACAAGGAGGATTCTCGTCTGGAAAGCATAATGATAAAATAAAAGTTCATCAAATCGAATTAACCAAAAGTGATAGCGGGGGAGTAGCTTACATTGATGCGTGTCCGATTGTTCTCGAATGCACCGTGACCCAAACAGTTTCAGACACGGACTATCACACAATCTTTGCTAAAATTGACTCGCGATTATTCGAAAAAAATTTAGTGGATTCAGATGGTCATTTTATTCACGAAGAACTTGATTTAGTACTATTTTCAGGCGATGCAAATGAACGTAAATTCAGACAGTTGGATCCAAAAATAGAAACAGTTGGTGGCCACTCATAA
- the def gene encoding peptide deformylase, giving the protein MLTMDDIVREGHPALREVATEVTFPLSDEEKKLGHDMLEFLINSQDEEMAEKYGLRGGVGIAAPQLAVTKRFLAIHVHDEKDRLYSYVLYNPKIRSHSVQQACLSGGEGCLSVDREVPGYVVRSERVTIDAFDENGTPLKLRFKDYPAIVIQHEIDHLNGIMFYDHINKENPSYLPPDVDVFG; this is encoded by the coding sequence ATGCTTACAATGGACGATATTGTACGAGAAGGTCATCCGGCGCTTCGAGAAGTTGCGACAGAAGTGACTTTCCCGCTTTCAGATGAAGAAAAAAAATTAGGGCACGATATGCTCGAATTCCTAATTAACAGTCAAGATGAAGAGATGGCGGAAAAATATGGTTTACGTGGTGGCGTTGGAATTGCAGCTCCACAACTTGCTGTGACTAAACGTTTCCTAGCTATTCATGTACATGATGAAAAAGATCGTCTTTATAGTTATGTGCTTTATAATCCAAAAATCCGCAGTCACTCTGTACAGCAGGCTTGTCTTTCCGGTGGTGAAGGTTGCCTTTCTGTTGACCGTGAAGTTCCGGGCTATGTGGTTCGAAGTGAACGTGTAACAATCGATGCCTTTGACGAAAATGGTACGCCGCTTAAATTGCGTTTTAAAGATTATCCAGCGATTGTTATTCAACACGAAATCGATCATTTGAACGGAATTATGTTTTATGATCATATTAATAAAGAAAATCCATCTTACTTGCCACCAGATGTGGACGTATTTGGTTGA
- the pdhA gene encoding pyruvate dehydrogenase (acetyl-transferring) E1 component subunit alpha, with protein MASKTKKAIIDVKKQFEAVHKQFELVQILNEKGEIVNPDLMPDLTDDQLVELMTRMVWTRVLDQRSISLNRQGRLGFYAPTAGQEASQLASHYALEKHDYILPGYRDVPQLIWHGLPLTKAFLFSRGHFVGNQFPEDLNVLSPQIIIGAQIVQAAGVALGLKKRKKDAVVITYTGDGGSSQGDFYEGMNFAGAYHAPAIFVVQNNKFAISTPREKQSAAETLAQKAVAAGIPGVQVDGMDPLAVYAVTKFARERAVAGEGPTLIETMTYRYGPHTLSGDDPTRYRTKELDGEWELKDPIVRFRTFLEGKGLWNEEKENAVIDQAKEEIKVAIKEADATPKQTVTDLLKNMYETPTAPIKEQLAIYEAKESK; from the coding sequence ATGGCTTCTAAAACAAAGAAGGCTATTATCGACGTAAAGAAACAATTTGAGGCTGTTCATAAACAATTTGAATTAGTTCAAATTTTGAATGAAAAAGGAGAAATCGTAAATCCAGATTTAATGCCGGATTTAACTGATGATCAATTAGTAGAATTAATGACTCGTATGGTTTGGACTCGTGTGCTTGACCAACGCTCTATCTCGCTTAACCGTCAAGGACGTCTAGGTTTCTATGCTCCAACAGCTGGACAAGAAGCTTCTCAACTTGCAAGCCACTATGCACTTGAAAAACATGACTATATTCTTCCAGGATACCGTGATGTGCCTCAACTTATCTGGCACGGACTTCCACTTACAAAAGCGTTCTTGTTCTCTCGCGGACACTTTGTAGGTAACCAATTCCCTGAAGATTTAAATGTATTATCACCACAAATCATCATCGGTGCACAAATCGTGCAAGCTGCCGGTGTTGCTCTAGGTCTTAAAAAACGTAAAAAAGATGCTGTTGTAATCACTTATACAGGTGATGGCGGTTCTTCCCAAGGTGACTTCTATGAAGGAATGAACTTTGCGGGTGCTTACCATGCTCCAGCAATCTTCGTAGTACAAAATAACAAATTCGCGATTTCTACACCTCGTGAAAAACAATCAGCTGCTGAAACATTAGCTCAAAAAGCAGTTGCAGCCGGAATCCCAGGCGTACAAGTAGACGGAATGGATCCACTTGCAGTATATGCTGTAACTAAATTCGCTCGTGAACGTGCAGTTGCTGGTGAAGGCCCAACATTAATCGAAACAATGACTTACCGTTATGGTCCACATACACTTTCTGGTGATGATCCAACTCGTTACCGTACAAAAGAACTTGACGGAGAATGGGAACTTAAAGATCCAATCGTTCGCTTCCGTACTTTCTTAGAAGGCAAAGGTCTATGGAATGAAGAAAAAGAAAATGCTGTTATCGATCAAGCAAAAGAAGAAATCAAAGTAGCGATTAAAGAAGCAGATGCTACACCAAAACAAACTGTAACTGATCTTCTTAAAAATATGTACGAAACACCAACTGCTCCTATCAAAGAGCAACTGGCAATCTATGAAGCGAAGGAGTCGAAATAA
- a CDS encoding alpha-ketoacid dehydrogenase subunit beta: MAQKTMIQAITDALAVELEKDENVLVFGEDVGNNGGVFRATEGLQEKFGEDRVFDTPLAESGIGGLAIGLALEGFRPVPEIQFFGFVFEVMDSVAGQMARMRYRTGGTRTAPITIRAPFGGGVHTPEMHADNLEGLMAQSPGLKVVIPSTPYDAKGLLISAIRDNDPVIFLEHMKLYRSFREEVPEGEYTVEIGKAAVRREGTDVSIITYGAMVQESMKAAEALEKEGVSVEVIDLRTISPIDVDTIIASVKKTNRAVVVQEAQKQAGIAANVVAEINDRAILSLEAPVMRVAAPDSVFPFSQAETVWLPNHNDIIERVKEVIAF, translated from the coding sequence ATGGCGCAAAAAACAATGATTCAAGCGATTACAGACGCGCTTGCAGTAGAACTTGAAAAAGACGAAAACGTATTAGTTTTTGGGGAAGACGTTGGTAATAATGGCGGCGTATTCCGTGCAACAGAAGGATTACAAGAAAAATTCGGCGAAGATCGTGTATTCGATACTCCTTTAGCAGAATCCGGTATTGGCGGTCTTGCTATCGGTCTTGCACTTGAAGGTTTCCGTCCAGTTCCTGAAATTCAATTCTTCGGTTTCGTATTTGAAGTAATGGATTCCGTTGCTGGTCAAATGGCTCGTATGCGTTACCGTACAGGCGGAACTCGTACTGCTCCAATCACAATTCGCGCACCTTTTGGTGGTGGCGTTCATACACCAGAAATGCACGCGGATAACCTAGAAGGATTAATGGCGCAATCTCCTGGTTTAAAAGTGGTAATTCCATCCACTCCATACGATGCAAAAGGTCTTTTAATCTCAGCTATTCGCGATAACGATCCAGTTATCTTCCTAGAACATATGAAATTATACCGTTCTTTCCGTGAAGAAGTTCCAGAAGGCGAATACACAGTAGAAATTGGTAAAGCCGCTGTTCGTCGTGAAGGTACAGATGTTTCTATCATCACTTACGGTGCAATGGTACAAGAATCTATGAAAGCAGCAGAAGCACTTGAAAAAGAAGGCGTATCTGTTGAAGTTATCGATTTACGTACAATTAGCCCAATTGATGTGGACACAATTATCGCTTCCGTTAAGAAAACAAACCGTGCTGTAGTTGTTCAAGAAGCACAAAAACAAGCTGGTATTGCAGCGAATGTTGTTGCAGAAATTAACGACCGCGCAATCCTTTCTCTTGAAGCACCAGTTATGCGTGTTGCTGCTCCAGATAGCGTATTCCCGTTCTCTCAAGCAGAAACAGTTTGGTTACCAAATCATAACGATATCATCGAACGTGTAAAAGAAGTTATTGCATTTTAA
- a CDS encoding dihydrolipoyllysine-residue acetyltransferase, whose translation MAYSFKLPDIGEGIHEGEIVKWFVQPGDKIEEDESLFEVQNDKSVEEITSPVSGTIKEIKVAEGTVATVGQVLVTFDGVEGHEDDAEEESAAPKAESTESTPAPAQASGKGIFEFKLPDIGEGIHEGEIVKWFIQPGDKVEEDQSIFEVQNDKSVEEITSPVDGTVKDILVSEGTVATVGQVLVTFEGDFEGEASHESTPESPAEDAALANNDATSAPATGGNGTPSSKKDPNGLVIAMPSVRKYAREKGVNIAEVAGSGKNNRVIKADIDAFLNGEQPAAATTTAQTEEKSAPKAEKAAAKQPVASSDAYPETREKLTPTRRAIAKAMVNSKHTAPHVTLMDEIEVTALMAHRKRFKEVAAEKGIKLTFLPYMVKALVATLRDFPVLNTTLDDATEELVYKHYFNVGIAADTDHGLYVPVIKNADKKSVFQISDEINELAGKARDGKLTADEMRHGSATISNIGSAGGQWFTPVINYPEVAILGVGRIAQKPIVKDGEIVAAPVLALSLSFDHRVIDGATAQKAMNNIKRLLNDPELLLMEV comes from the coding sequence ATGGCATATTCATTTAAATTACCGGATATCGGTGAAGGTATCCATGAAGGTGAAATCGTTAAATGGTTTGTACAACCAGGCGACAAGATTGAAGAAGATGAGTCCCTATTTGAAGTGCAAAACGACAAATCAGTGGAAGAAATCACTTCTCCAGTTTCAGGAACAATTAAAGAAATCAAAGTTGCTGAAGGTACAGTTGCTACAGTTGGACAAGTACTAGTAACATTTGATGGCGTAGAAGGTCACGAAGACGACGCCGAAGAAGAAAGCGCAGCACCAAAAGCAGAATCCACAGAATCAACTCCAGCACCGGCTCAAGCTAGCGGAAAAGGAATCTTTGAATTCAAATTACCAGATATCGGTGAAGGAATTCATGAAGGTGAAATTGTTAAATGGTTTATTCAACCGGGCGATAAAGTAGAAGAAGATCAGTCTATTTTTGAAGTGCAAAACGACAAATCTGTCGAAGAAATTACTTCTCCAGTAGATGGAACTGTTAAAGATATTTTAGTTAGCGAAGGAACAGTAGCAACAGTTGGTCAAGTATTAGTAACATTCGAAGGTGATTTTGAAGGAGAAGCAAGCCATGAATCTACTCCAGAATCTCCAGCAGAAGACGCTGCACTTGCTAACAACGATGCAACTTCCGCACCAGCAACAGGTGGAAACGGAACGCCATCATCTAAAAAAGATCCTAATGGCCTTGTAATCGCAATGCCTTCTGTACGTAAATATGCACGTGAAAAAGGCGTTAATATCGCTGAAGTAGCAGGCTCTGGTAAAAACAACCGTGTAATCAAAGCGGATATCGATGCTTTCCTAAACGGCGAACAACCAGCTGCGGCAACAACTACTGCTCAAACAGAAGAAAAATCTGCACCAAAAGCAGAAAAAGCGGCTGCAAAACAACCAGTTGCAAGCTCCGATGCTTACCCAGAAACACGCGAAAAATTAACACCAACTCGTCGTGCAATTGCAAAAGCAATGGTAAACTCAAAACATACAGCTCCACACGTTACTTTAATGGACGAAATCGAAGTAACTGCACTTATGGCTCACCGCAAACGTTTCAAAGAAGTGGCTGCCGAAAAAGGTATCAAACTAACTTTCTTACCTTATATGGTGAAAGCTCTTGTTGCAACGCTTCGTGACTTCCCAGTGCTTAACACAACTTTAGACGATGCAACGGAAGAACTTGTTTACAAACATTACTTCAACGTTGGTATCGCAGCAGATACAGATCACGGTTTATACGTACCAGTAATTAAAAATGCTGACAAAAAATCCGTATTCCAAATTTCTGATGAAATCAATGAACTAGCTGGAAAAGCACGTGATGGTAAATTAACAGCTGACGAAATGCGCCACGGTTCCGCAACTATTTCTAATATCGGTTCTGCCGGCGGACAATGGTTTACTCCAGTAATTAATTACCCAGAAGTTGCTATCTTAGGTGTTGGTCGTATTGCTCAAAAACCTATCGTAAAAGATGGCGAAATTGTAGCAGCACCAGTACTAGCTCTTTCCTTGAGCTTTGACCACCGTGTAATTGACGGCGCAACTGCTCAAAAAGCAATGAACAATATTAAACGTTTATTAAACGATCCAGAATTATTACTAATGGAGGTGTAA
- the lpdA gene encoding dihydrolipoyl dehydrogenase produces the protein MVVGDFPEERDTIVIGAGPGGYVAAIRAAQLGQKVTIIEKEYYGGVCLNVGCIPSKALITIGHRFKEAGHSDNMGITADNVNLDFTKAQEWKGGVVNKLTSGVKGLLKKNKVEMLEGEAFFVDDHSLRVIHPDSAQTYTFNNVIIATGSRPIEIPGFKYGKRVLSSTGALALTEVPKKLVVIGGGYIGTELGGAFANLGTELTILEGGPEILPTYEKDMVSLVKRNLKSKNVEMVTKALAKSAEETENGVKVTYEANGETKTIEADYVLVTVGRRPNTDEIGLEQAGVKVTERGLVEVDKQGRSNVSNIFAIGDIVPGVPLAHKASYEAKIAAEAIAGEKSENDYTALPAVVFSDPELATVGLTEKEAKEKGFDVKAAKFPFGGNGRALSLDAPEGFVRLVTRKEDGLVIGAQVAGMNASDIISEIGLAIESGITAEDIALTIHAHPSLGELTMEAAELALGRPIHM, from the coding sequence ATGGTAGTAGGCGATTTTCCAGAAGAAAGAGACACCATAGTCATCGGTGCAGGCCCAGGTGGGTATGTAGCCGCAATCCGAGCTGCACAACTCGGACAAAAAGTTACCATTATTGAAAAAGAATATTACGGCGGCGTATGCTTAAACGTTGGATGTATTCCTTCTAAAGCACTTATCACAATCGGTCACCGTTTTAAAGAAGCTGGGCACTCTGATAACATGGGTATTACAGCGGACAACGTGAACCTAGACTTCACAAAAGCACAAGAATGGAAAGGCGGCGTAGTTAACAAGCTTACATCAGGTGTTAAAGGCCTTCTTAAGAAAAATAAAGTTGAAATGTTAGAAGGAGAAGCGTTTTTCGTGGATGATCATTCCTTGCGTGTGATTCACCCTGATTCCGCCCAAACTTATACTTTCAACAACGTAATCATTGCAACAGGATCTCGTCCAATCGAAATCCCAGGTTTCAAATATGGTAAACGTGTATTAAGCTCAACTGGTGCACTTGCACTAACAGAAGTTCCGAAAAAATTAGTCGTAATTGGCGGCGGGTATATCGGAACAGAACTAGGTGGAGCATTCGCGAACCTTGGTACAGAACTAACTATCCTTGAGGGTGGTCCAGAAATCTTACCAACATACGAAAAAGACATGGTTTCCCTAGTTAAACGTAATCTGAAAAGCAAAAACGTTGAAATGGTTACTAAAGCACTTGCAAAATCTGCGGAAGAAACTGAAAACGGCGTTAAAGTAACGTATGAAGCTAATGGTGAAACAAAAACTATCGAAGCTGACTATGTGTTAGTAACAGTAGGTCGTCGTCCGAATACAGACGAAATCGGTTTAGAACAAGCTGGCGTTAAAGTAACAGAACGCGGTTTAGTAGAAGTTGACAAACAAGGTCGCTCGAACGTTTCTAACATTTTCGCAATTGGTGACATCGTTCCTGGTGTTCCTCTAGCTCACAAAGCTAGCTATGAAGCAAAAATTGCCGCTGAAGCAATCGCTGGCGAAAAATCCGAAAACGATTATACAGCACTTCCAGCTGTCGTTTTCAGTGACCCAGAACTTGCAACAGTTGGTTTAACAGAAAAAGAAGCAAAAGAAAAAGGCTTTGATGTAAAAGCTGCTAAATTCCCATTCGGCGGTAACGGTCGTGCGCTTTCCTTAGATGCACCTGAAGGATTTGTTCGTCTAGTTACTCGTAAAGAAGATGGCCTAGTTATCGGTGCACAAGTTGCCGGAATGAACGCTTCTGATATTATTTCAGAAATCGGCTTAGCAATCGAATCAGGCATTACAGCAGAAGACATCGCGCTTACTATCCATGCTCACCCATCACTTGGAGAGCTTACAATGGAAGCAGCCGAACTTGCTTTAGGTCGCCCAATTCACATGTAA